TCCAATGGACATGATTTGTGGTGGTCGTAATCGTTTTAGCAGAGGTTGCCGCTAAATTTAAAGAATACGATTAACTTTTCCATTTAAACACTCCCCCTCCTTCTTTTTTCTACCTATCTGAACATTAATAAGCTCACAACTGCCTAATTAGTAAACCATACATTTCTAATCATCACTTTCTGTTCTATACTTCGTTATTCAGATAAACGGTTTAAACAAGGGTTTTAATCATGGCAGATAAGTACAGCTTAACCAATTCAGCTACCGGTGACTGTGTAAACCTGGACTTAGTTTCGGGTACAGATGGCCCTTCAGCGCTCGACATAACTGCACTATATAAAGAAAAAGGTTTATTAGCATTTGACCCGGGCTTTGTATCTACCGCCAGCTGTACAAGCTCAATCACCTACATAGATGGTGAAAAAGGTATTTTACGTTACCGTGGATATCCAATTGAGCAACTTGCCGCTAAAAGTAATTTTCTGGAAGTTGCGCATTTGTTGTTGTATGGAGAATTACCAACAGCAACTGAACTGGTCGATTTTGAAAGCATCATCATGCACCACACAATGATTCGTGAAACAATGCGAACGTTTTTTGATGGATTCCATTATAACGCTCACCCTATGGCAATCATGATCGGTGTAACCGGTTCTATGTCTGCGTTTTATCATGACTCACTCGATATACATAACCCCCGTCATCGTGAAATTTCTGCTCACCGAATGATCGCTAAAATTCCAACTATCGCTGCTGCCTGTTACAAACATAATGTGGGCGAACCGTTTATATATCCTAGAAATGATCTAGATTATTGTGGTAATTTTCTACACATGATGTTCGCTACCCCCTGCGAAGAATACGTACCGAACAAAACAGCTATTGAAGCCATGAATCTGTTATTTATCTTACATGCAGACCATGAACAAAATGCCAGTACCTCAACGGTTCGCTTAGCCGGTAGTTCTGGAGCAAACCCGTTTGCCTGCATTGCATCAGGTATTGCATCACTGTGGGGGCCTGCTCATGGCGGTGCAAATGAAGCTGTTTTGAAAATGCTTGAAGAAATTGGTGATGTATCAAACATACCTAAATATATAGCCAAAGCAAAAGATAAAAATGACCCGTTCCGTTTAATGGGATTCGGTCATCGCGTTTATCGTAACTTTGATCCACGCGCTACACTGATACGTGAAATGTGCCATAAAGTTCTCGCTGAAATCTCCGATAAAGATAACCCATTGCTACAACTTGCGGGTGAACTGGAAGAAGTTGCTTTGAAAGATGAATATTTCATTGAAAGAAAACTCTATCCAAACGTTGATTACTATTCAGGCATTATTTATAGAGCGTTAAATATTCCCGCCAATATGTTTACGGTTATGTTCTCAATCGCGAGAACAGTTGGATGGGTCGCACACTGGAGTGAAATGATATCTGATCCATCACAACGAATTGGAAGACCTCGTCAGATATATGTTGGCGCTAAACAAAGAGATTATGTGCCAATAGACAAGCGTTAAACGTCACTATAAAACCTCAGAGCACAAACTAAAAAGCATCAATATCCGATTGAATATTGATGCTTTTTTAATTCAGATTAATTTAAATTAATAATGAAATGCGTACTGAATACTTTCGTATTAGTTAATTTTTATTTACACGCACCTTCATCATAACTAATAACATTTTCATTTGAACATGCAGTGCAGGCATTAGAAAACGTTTTGTGATTACCATCCGATTCAAAACCACATACCGGAGTATAATCACGTGTACAAACCTGAGATCTGGGTGATTCACATTGCGTTAATTTCTTATCAACTACATCTTTCTCCGGTGACATAGCACAGGACAATGATGTAACAGATACAAAAACCATAAGAATAGCGCTCAGAACATTATTATTTATTTGACGAAATTTAATCATATTTTTTATCGATTCACTCCAGTAGAGAATTCCAGGATGGCCGGTTTTAATTCTGTATTTAGCGTTTTACTTACCTGAGTCATTAAACGGCTTTCAGCATCATTGCGCTGTAATGCAGAGACTTTCAAAGGCCATTGTTTACGGCCACGAATACGACCATTCGCTTCTACCAGCTTCACACTTAACTTACCTCTTAACCAGTACCAGTTCTGTCTGAAGCCAAGGTCTTGAACATCTAAATTTGCAACCAGCGTGAAATCTGAAGCGCCGTTTCCAGCTGGAAAACCCGCATTTCCCATGGCCGATTTAAGTAACTGATTTAACTTACCAATGGGATCAGTATCAACATCTGTACCAATTTTAAGCGATTGCAATTTGTTTTCTAACTTGCCATTAAGATCAGCAATATTCCATTTTGCAGGCGACCCTTTACCCCGGGTATCAATAACTTTAAGCATATTTTGCAATGTTTGACGCTCATATTGTAGAGCAACTGCTTTTTCAAGAGCAGACAATGAGAACAATATATCGTTCTGAGAATTACTGCGATTTAGCATGGCCTCTGTTTCACTATCAATCCGAGACATTTCACTTTTTATATTATTACCGGCATGTGCACGATCTAATACGGCAAGTGAATGATAGGTGAATACGGTGGTATCTTTCCATGTTTCTGCGATACGTGCGCCGCGTATAATGCTATCTGTGCGCACCTGAATTTGCTGAGCTACATGTTGTTTCTTTGTATAATCTTCCGCGCCATTTTTAACTGAAACATGGGTATCAGATTTAGTCGTCGAAGATTCTTTAATATGTGTTTCGAAAATTTTACTTAGATTACCGAGTGCTCTATTTTTTGCCAGTTCAGCATTTGAAGCTGAGCCGGTCGCTGTCATGTACTGGTTGTTTGGATAGAATCCGGCATCCCCTTCAACCCAGTCTGGTTTAGGATCAGCTAAAAGCGGACTTGAAATAAAAAACAGACCTGTAAGAAGGCCCGCAATAAATTTACTTTTATTTTTCATGTATTAATAATTCCATTATTCAACATTTGGGTGGGTTCATTGTACTGACAGAACCCACCCATGTGAAGACTAGGTTGCTGGTGTTGCAGCTGGAGCTGCCGCCTGACCACCTACTGGCTGCATTGGAACCGCTTTAGGCTCTGGTGCAGTCCAACGTTTGCTGACTACAGATTTAGCACCTGCCTTGATGCTCACATTACGTGTAATCGTATCAACTACCGCACCCGTTGGGCCAACCACTTCAATCAGGACTTTATGTTTACCCTGTGGAAGGAAAACACGTGCAAGTTTAAATTCCTGCGGTAAAGTATTCCAGCATCGAGTATCCGCAATTTCAGTACCCTGATTAACTGCCATCATTGCAAGCTGACCAAGGAAACCACCCTGATTTCCCGCTTCTTCTTCGGCTTTCTTCTTGATAACCGCACGCGCAATTGCACGAGTAGTAATAATCGGCATATCTTCAGCCAATGCCGCTCTTGCCAGTCCGTCAATATTAGAAACAATTTCTAATGGATAATATTTACCATCAATATTCAAACGCACTTTATTTAAAACAACTGGTGGATTGGGGTAATCAGGAACAGCCACTTTAATATTTAAAGCCAGTGCTGAAGAAAATGTCTGAAACACTTTCTCTTCACGTTGAGGCGCCAGACCATTACCAAACACAACCACTAACTCACCCTTACCTTTAGTTTTTGGTGCTTTGTATTTAGATAGACCAAACTGTTTCTTATAGTCTTTATACTCACCCCATAACTTCATTCTTGCCAGCATTCTTAACAGGTCATGCTTAAGTGTTTTAGGTACATTTAAACCATGTTTTTCTTTAGTATTACGATATGCATCAACTGCTTTTCTGTAAGAAACGGTAGCTGTATCTTCTTCGCCTAACATTTCAAACATAATGCCTGAGAAATAACGCATGAATGGTGTTTCATCTTTTGGCTCTCCCCACTCATCCATTTTAACCTGAGACTGAAGCAGCTCTACACGTGATGAATCAATATCACCCATAGATAAATAGTTAGCCGCCATATACAGATGAACTAGAACCTGCTCAAATTTGTAACCCTGAAAATCAATACTTTCATCATTGGTTACAGCAGCACCCGCCTGTTGTGAAATAGACGTTGTATATAATTCTGATATCTTTTCTTTAGCTAATTCAAAAGCCTCATTACTGCCTTTATAATCTTTGTTTAAACGTCGTAACAAACCGACATTCATGTTTTCCATTACACCTTCAACTTCACTTGCCAGATGTTTTTCCGCTTCGATTAAAGCAAGATCATTTCGGTTTAACTCCATCATCTGACGCATACCGCGTGTTTTATCAGCTGATGTTGCACAACCCTGTAATGTTAGAATAGCCAGGGCAGCCAGCACAGCTCCCATACGACCGAGTAGACGAATACTCATTATGGTTTACCTCTTAACGTAGTTTATATATGCAGGTTTAATACCTGTTTTTATGACTTACTTATTATTTTATTACGTTCATAATCTAACTGAACGTCAGGTCGTCCCTGACCCTTTATATCTTTTAATCCTGTTATAAATATAGCGGGTTTATTTAGAAACCAAAGCTACTTTTCTCAACAGTTTTCTTGATTTTCTTCTGACCAACCCAGACTTTACGGTTGCTTTCTAGATCAATCAACGTCAAATCAACCTGATAGAAACGCGCCTGTGAGCCACTTGCTGCATCTACGATAGTATTGATTGTGCCTTTCAGCATAAAATCAGCGCCGGCTTCATTACCCATTGCTTTACGTGTGCTCTCACTTGCATTTAAATCCTGATCACGACGTTCTGAACGAATTTCATCACGCTCTGAAGCAGATGCCACAAATTCAACTTCACCAGAGTTAATTAACTCTTTTTCCAGATCGCGAATAAACGTACGAGTATTTATATGTTCATGGCTCAGGTTACGAACAGTACCCACAATAACAGTTGGCGGCTTGCCCTTGGCACGATTGAACTTGGTTAACCAACGACGTGTTAGAACATCGTCAATCATTTCACGAGAAACCAGTCGTGAGTCCGTGTCATTCCACTTACCACTTAAATCGGTAACTGCATTTGTATCAACACGGCTAACTTTTTTGTTACAACCCGCTGTAAAGGCCAATAAAGCACTTAATGCCACTACAGAAATGACTCGGCCCAGTTTTAAAGACTGCATATTTACTCTCCATTAATTGTATATTTTTTATGAGTTAATCTTTGTATAGATCAATTAGAAGTCTTTGCAGAGTGTAGGTCATGAAATGGAAAAGCGTTAAGAAACAATCCAATTTACCTCAAAAATTGCTAAGAGGTAGCAATCAGTTTGTTATCTAAGCGAACAGATCAATAACTTACAACATACATGTCGGACAACTGATTTTTATAAAGTGATGTATTTATACCACTATTTATCACTAAAAACAGTCTTTTAGGTGTAAAAATTATGTTATCTTGCCGATCATGAAATCTGTTGACACAATTTTACACGCCCGCTGGATTTTACCGGTTACAGAATCAGACCCGTTATTACACGATCATTGCATCATTATTGATGACGGACGTATCACGGACATTCTGCCCAGTTCAGAAAGCACAAATTTATATACCGCCCAGATTGAGAAAACCTACAATCAGCATTTACTCATGCCGGGCTTAATTAACGCGCACACACATAGCCCCATGAGTTTGTTCCGTGGCATAGCAGACGATCTGCCACTTGAAGACTGGTTAAACAATCATATCTGGCCGGCTGAAGCAAAATGGGTGAGTGATGAATTTGTACATGATGGCACCCAGTTAGCCATTGCAGAAATGATCCGCTCCGGCACCACCTGCTTTAATGACATGTATTTTTTTCCAGAAGTCACCGCACGACTTGCACGTGACATTGGCATACGTGCCTGCATTGGATTAATTGCTGTCGAATTCCCCAGCGCCTGGGCCAGTAATGCAGATGAATATATAGACAAAGGTCTGGAACTACGCGATCACTTTCGCAGTGACAGTTTAATTCACACTCCCTTTGCACCCCATGCTCCCTTTACAGTTTCAGATGCACCTTTAAGTCGTATACGTGTGCTTGCAGATGAAATGGATTTACCCATTCATATACATGTTCATGAAACTGCCGATGAAATTGAACAGTCGATTAAACAACATGGTAAACGCCCTTTAGAAAGACTTAATGAACTTGGTCTGGTATCACCCAATTTAATGGCTGTACATTTAACTCAGGTAACAGACGAAGAAATCACATTACTCGCCGAATCCAGCAGCCATGTAGTGCACTGCCCAGAATCTAATTTAAAACTGGCCAGCGGATTCTGCCCAGTTAAAAAACTCATGGATGCGGGCATTAATGTCGCACTTGGCACAGATGGCAGCGCCAGCAACAATGATTTAAATATGCTGGGAGAAATGCATACAGCCAGTTTACTCGCTAAAGGCGTTAGCGGAGATGCAACTGCCCTCAC
This genomic interval from endosymbiont of Galathealinum brachiosum contains the following:
- the gltA gene encoding citrate (Si)-synthase (type II enzyme; in Escherichia coli this enzyme forms a trimer of dimers which is allosterically inhibited by NADH and competitively inhibited by alpha-ketoglutarate; allosteric inhibition is lost when Cys206 is chemically modified which also affects hexamer formation; forms oxaloacetate and acetyl-CoA and water from citrate and coenzyme A; functions in TCA cycle, glyoxylate cycle and respiration; enzyme from Helicobacter pylori is not inhibited by NADH); translation: MADKYSLTNSATGDCVNLDLVSGTDGPSALDITALYKEKGLLAFDPGFVSTASCTSSITYIDGEKGILRYRGYPIEQLAAKSNFLEVAHLLLYGELPTATELVDFESIIMHHTMIRETMRTFFDGFHYNAHPMAIMIGVTGSMSAFYHDSLDIHNPRHREISAHRMIAKIPTIAAACYKHNVGEPFIYPRNDLDYCGNFLHMMFATPCEEYVPNKTAIEAMNLLFILHADHEQNASTSTVRLAGSSGANPFACIASGIASLWGPAHGGANEAVLKMLEEIGDVSNIPKYIAKAKDKNDPFRLMGFGHRVYRNFDPRATLIREMCHKVLAEISDKDNPLLQLAGELEEVALKDEYFIERKLYPNVDYYSGIIYRALNIPANMFTVMFSIARTVGWVAHWSEMISDPSQRIGRPRQIYVGAKQRDYVPIDKR
- a CDS encoding penicillin-binding protein activator LpoB, translated to MGRVISVVALSALLAFTAGCNKKVSRVDTNAVTDLSGKWNDTDSRLVSREMIDDVLTRRWLTKFNRAKGKPPTVIVGTVRNLSHEHINTRTFIRDLEKELINSGEVEFVASASERDEIRSERRDQDLNASESTRKAMGNEAGADFMLKGTINTIVDAASGSQARFYQVDLTLIDLESNRKVWVGQKKIKKTVEKSSFGF
- a CDS encoding TRZ/ATZ family hydrolase is translated as MKSVDTILHARWILPVTESDPLLHDHCIIIDDGRITDILPSSESTNLYTAQIEKTYNQHLLMPGLINAHTHSPMSLFRGIADDLPLEDWLNNHIWPAEAKWVSDEFVHDGTQLAIAEMIRSGTTCFNDMYFFPEVTARLARDIGIRACIGLIAVEFPSAWASNADEYIDKGLELRDHFRSDSLIHTPFAPHAPFTVSDAPLSRIRVLADEMDLPIHIHVHETADEIEQSIKQHGKRPLERLNELGLVSPNLMAVHLTQVTDEEITLLAESSSHVVHCPESNLKLASGFCPVKKLMDAGINVALGTDGSASNNDLNMLGEMHTASLLAKGVSGDATALTAMQTIRMATINGAKALGLDQDTGSLEAGKYADITAIDFSALEMNPIYDPVANLVYSAGREQVTDVWVAGRHLLKDKELTTLDEQDIMNKCRKWNEVISTFENEE